In Nostoc sphaeroides, the genomic window ACCGCTACTTTGAAACCCAAAAACAGAGCCGCGAACAACTGCAACTAGATTATGATGCGATCGTTGCTTTTTTTCAATCCCGCTACCGAGGCTCAGATCCAAATAATTTTACTGGGTATATCTGTAATGAACCTTTATTATTACAACCTAGCTATTTAGAACAACTTACCCAAGCCGGGATTGCTTGGGGATTTTTTAGCGGTGCAACTCGTGCTTCTGCTAACTATGTCTTAGAAAAACGCCTGGGTTTGCAATCTCCGGTGTTGATTGCGATGGAAGACGCACCAGGTAAACCTGACCCCACTGGACTTTTCGCTACAGTTCGGGAGTTAGATAATGGAATTGAGGAAAGATTAGCGATCGTGTATGTGGGAGATACGGTAGCAGATATGTATACCGTCGAGAAAGCGCGGAATCTAGATTCTGCTCACACTTGGATTGGAGTGGGGGTTTTACCGCCTCATGTCCAGGAAACAGCAGCGCGTAGTGATGCATACAGTGAGACGCTAATAGCAGCAGGAGCAGCAGTAGTTTTGCGTAATGTGCAAGAATTGACTCCAAGACAGATTCAAGAGTTGGTAAGTTCATTTGCCCAATCTGTGGTCTAAGATTAATCAAGCTAGGGGTGCATGAATAACTGGCTGATAACAATCTTGCTTTAATCATTGGGAGATTAATAAAAATGTCTGCACTTAAACTGCCTAATGGCCCTCAAACTCACCCTTGGGTACAGACGTATCAATGGCTAACTAACCCATTGGAATATTTAGAAGATTGTGCTAAACGTTACGGTGATATCTTCACCCTTCAGCTTGGACAAAATGTTCCTCCTCAAGTTTTCATTAGCAATCCTCAAGCGATTCAACAGATTTTTACTACAGATCCAAAATATTTAGACTCTGGTGAGCCAGCAGGGATTAAATCGCCTTTATTAGGACGGCAATCACTACTGGCACTGGAAGGAAAGCCTCATCAGCGACAACGAAAACTGTTGACACCGCCCTTACATGGAGAGCGAATGCTTGCTTATGGTGATTTAATCCGTGAGATCACTGAGCAAGTGATTAATCAGTGGCAAGTTAGAGAAACCTTTGCAGCTTTGCCATCAATGCAAGCAATCTCTTTCCAAGTAATTTTGAAGGCCGTATTTGGTCTAGAAGATGGGCCACGTTACGAGAAACTCAATGAACTCCTGATTGGAATCCTGAATCCCAAAATCCCTATTTTAAGAACAGTTCTGCTTCTTTTTCCATCACTTCGACAGGATTTAGGAGCGTGGAGTCCTTGGGGAAAATACTTGCGTTTACGACAGCAGATTGATCAAATTATCTACGCCGAGATTCAAGAACGCAAAGCACAACCTGACTCATCTCGGACTGATATTCTATCTTTAATGACGGCTGCTCGTGATGAGGCGGGAGAGCCAATGACAGACTTGGAATTACGTGATGAACTGATGACCCTATTAGTGGCGGGTCACGAAACTACTGCAACTTCCTTATCATGGGCGCTGTACTGGATTCATCATCGGCCCCAGGTGCGCGAAAAACTGCTGCAAGAACTAGATAATTTGGGTGAAAAACCAGATGCAAACGCTATTTTTCGATTGCCTTATTTGAATGCTGTCTGTTCTGAAACGCTACGTCTTTACCCAGTAGCAACCTCGGCACTAAATCGATTGGTTAAATCACCGCTACAAATTGGAGGATACAACTTTGAGCCTGGTACTTTGCTCAATCCCTCTATTTATTTGACCCATCATCGAGAAGATTTATATCCACAGTCGAAGCAATTTAAACCAGAGCGTTTTCTAGAACGGCAATTTTCTCCTTATGAGTATTTACCCTTTGGTGGCGGGAACCGTCGCTGTATTGGAATGGCATTTGCCTTGTTTGAGATGAAACTGGTGTTGGCAAAAGTGCTATCTCACTGGGAGATGGAATTGGCTGATAGCAAACCAGTGCAGCCAGTACGTAAGGGTTTGCTATTTAGCCCAAGAGGGGGTGTGCAGATGGTGGTGAAGGGTAAGCGTCCTCAAAATCAGC contains:
- a CDS encoding TIGR01548 family HAD-type hydrolase — encoded protein: MTQPTSVKAIAIFDIDGVVRDVSGSYRRAIADTVEHFTTQAYRPTPLDIDQLKSEGVWNNDWEASQELIYRYFETQKQSREQLQLDYDAIVAFFQSRYRGSDPNNFTGYICNEPLLLQPSYLEQLTQAGIAWGFFSGATRASANYVLEKRLGLQSPVLIAMEDAPGKPDPTGLFATVRELDNGIEERLAIVYVGDTVADMYTVEKARNLDSAHTWIGVGVLPPHVQETAARSDAYSETLIAAGAAVVLRNVQELTPRQIQELVSSFAQSVV
- a CDS encoding cytochrome P450 — its product is MSALKLPNGPQTHPWVQTYQWLTNPLEYLEDCAKRYGDIFTLQLGQNVPPQVFISNPQAIQQIFTTDPKYLDSGEPAGIKSPLLGRQSLLALEGKPHQRQRKLLTPPLHGERMLAYGDLIREITEQVINQWQVRETFAALPSMQAISFQVILKAVFGLEDGPRYEKLNELLIGILNPKIPILRTVLLLFPSLRQDLGAWSPWGKYLRLRQQIDQIIYAEIQERKAQPDSSRTDILSLMTAARDEAGEPMTDLELRDELMTLLVAGHETTATSLSWALYWIHHRPQVREKLLQELDNLGEKPDANAIFRLPYLNAVCSETLRLYPVATSALNRLVKSPLQIGGYNFEPGTLLNPSIYLTHHREDLYPQSKQFKPERFLERQFSPYEYLPFGGGNRRCIGMAFALFEMKLVLAKVLSHWEMELADSKPVQPVRKGLLFSPRGGVQMVVKGKRPQNQPILQTSSSSV